GCATGCGCCGCTACAAATTCTGAAGGGCCAACGATGTCCGGCAAGGCCCGCACTTACCCTATCCGCGCCCTCCTGGTTCATCTGGCGCTCATGGCATACACGTTGATCGCGATCTTCCCGGTTTTTCTGACAATCATCAATTCTTTTAAGGACCGCAATGCGATCTTCCGCACGCCGATGCAGGTGCCGACATCGTCAACCTTCAGCCTGGTCGGTTACCAGACGGTCCTGGGACAGGGCGATTTCGCGCTCTATTTCCAGAACAGCTTCATCGTCGCCATCGTGTCGATCTTCCTAGTCCTGCTGTTTGGCGCCATGGCGGCCTTCGCGCTTTCGGAGTACCGCTTCCGCGGCAACACGCTCGTTGGTCTTTATATGGCAATCGGCATCATGATTCCGATCAGGCTCGGGACCGTGGCGATCCTGCAGGGCATGGCTGCGGCGGGATTGGTAAATTCCCTGACGGCGCTTGTTCTCGTCTATACAGCGCAAGGCATTCCGCTCGCGATCTTCATTCTGTCGGAATTCATGCACAACGTTTCCGACGACTTGAAGAATGCCGGGCGCATCGATGGCCTGTCGGAATACGCGATCTTCTTTCGACTGGTGCTGCCGCTGGTACGGCCTGCCCTGGCGACGGTTGCCGTGTTCACGATGATCCCAATATGGAATGATCTCTGGTTCCCGCTGATCCTCGCGCCCTCCGAGGCAACAAAGACGATCACACTCGGCTCGCAGATCTTTATCGGCCAGTTCGTGACGAGCTGGAACGCGGTGCTCGCAGCACTGTCGCTGGCGATCATGCCGATCCTTATTCTTTATGTCATTTTCTCGCGACAGTTGATCCGCGGCATCACGGCAGGAGCAGTCAAATGAGCATTGTCGAAAAACCGATCCGCGTTCTTGTGGCGGGTCTCGGCAACATGGGCCGAAGTCATGCGCTCGCCTATCACAACAATCCGGGCTACGAGATCGTCGGTCTCGTCAACCGTTCCAAGCCGAGCAAGATCGCCCCCGAGCTGGAGCAGTACACGATCCATGCCAATTTCATGACGGCGCTCGCCGAGTTGAAGCCGGATCTTTGTTCGATCAACACGTATTCCGACAGTCACGCCGATTACGCTGTTGCTGCTTTCGAGGCGGGCTGCCATGTTTTTGTCGAAAAGCCGCTGGCAACGACCGTTGCCGATGCGCAGCGCGTCGTCACGGCGGCGTCGAAAGCCGGCAAGAAGCTGGTGATCGGCTATATCCTGCGCCATCATCCGTCCTGGATCACGCTGATCGGGGAAGCACGCAAGCTGGGGGGCCCTATGTCTTCCGCATGAATCTCAACCAGCAGTCCAGCGGCGCGACCTGGGAAACGCACAAGTCGTTGATGAACACGACGCCGCCGATCGTCGATTGTGGCGTCCATTATGTCGACGTCATGTGCCAGATCACCGATGCGAAGCCGGTCGAGGTTCGGGGAATGGGCCTGCGCCTTTCGAACGAGATCGCCGCGGACATGTATAATTACGGCCACCTGCAGGTGATTTTCGAAGACGGCTCGGTCGGTTGGTACGAAGCCAGCTGGGGACCGATGATTTCGGAAACGGCGTTCTTCGTGAAGGATGTGATGTCGCCGAACGGCGCGGTGTCGATCGTCATGGATCCGAACGCCAAGTCCGACGATATCGATACGCATACCAGGACGTCGGTCATCCGCCTGCACAGCGCGGCGACCGGCCTCGACGGGAAGTTCATTAAAGCTGATCAGGACATGACGATGGCCGGCGAGCCGGGTCATCAGGAGCTGTGCGACCGCGAACAGGCCTACGTACTGGAGGCCATTCGCCAGGACATGGATCTCAGCCGCCACATGGACGATGCAATTCAGTCCCTGAGGATATGCCTTGCCGCCGATAAAAGCATAAGGTTTGGCAAACCGGTCCGGCTCTAGAGCGTTTTGAGGCAAGCGTGACGCGGCTTTCTTTAAAATCATTGCAAAACAAACAATTAGATAGATTCAGCGATTCAAGGAATAACCAAAGCGATCTGAAATATTTCCGGTAAAAGCAGCGTGAAAATAACGAGTGAGAGCGTTCTGGGAAAAGTCGAAACGCTGTCGATTGAGCTCCTGAAGGAATAAGCGAGTGGGTTCGTTACATTTAAGCTCCATCCGTAAGGCATATGGGAACCTTGAGGTGTTGAAGGGTATCGACCTCGACGTCAAGGATGGCGAATTCGTTATCTTTGTCGGGCCATCTGGTTGCGGCAAGTCGACATTGTTGCGATCGATTGCCGGTCTTGAGGATATAACCTCCGGCTCGATCAAGATCGACGGCAAGGAGGTCGCAGGCGTTCCGCCGGCCAAGCGCGGGATTGCCATGGTTTTTCAATCCTACGCCCTATATCCGCATCTGACGGTCAAGGACAACATGGCTCTTGGACTGCGGCAAGCGGGGACTGGCAAGTCAGAAATTGAAAAACGCGTTGCTGACGCATCGGCGATGTTGTCACTTGGTTCCTATCTTGCCCGTCGTCCCTCAGAATTATCCGGGGGCCAACGTCAGCGCGTTGCCATTGGCCGCGCCATCGTACGAGAGCCTAAACTCTTCCTGTTTGACGAACCGCTCTCGAACCTGGATGCGGCACTACGCGTCCAGACGCGGCTTGAGATCGCCGCATTGCACCGTCGCCTCAAGACGACCATGATCTACGTTACGCATGATCAGGTTGAGGCGATGACCTTGGCTGACAAGATTGTCGTGCTCAATGCCGGACATATCGAACAGGTCGGTTCACCCATGGAACTGTACAACAGGCCCGCCAACATCTTCGTTGCCGGCTTCATCGGATCGCCGCGGATGAATTTCATCAAGGCCGGAAAGGCGGCCGGTATTGTCGTCAGCGAGAAAGTCGCGACGATTGGAATCCGGCCCGAACATATCGAATTGTCGCACGACAAAGGAGATTGGCGAGGAAAAGTTGTTCATGTTGAACATCTTGGTGCCGACACCGTAGTGTATGTCGACAGTGAAACCGTGGGACTTTTAACGGTTCGATTGTTCGCAGACCACCGCTACGAGCCGGACGACGTCGTTTTCGCGACGCCAAGCCACGATCGCGCGCATCACTTCGACGCGGATGATCGCGTCCTTTTAAAAGTTTAATCGGCTTGAGATGCGATCAAGCAGGCGAAGGGCCCTTCGCCAACTCTATTGGTTATTGGCATTGGTGCAGGGATCGTTCAACTGGTTATCGTACATGCGAGGCCATCCCGATAAACGGTCCCCACCCGCCGTTCAAACACGATGCTTTCCGTTGCCGTTGTATCAGGAAGTTGAAGTTCAAGGTGACGAATTGGCTTCGTCGGCGCGGAAGTTTGACGCTCTGCATGACACCGCAGGTCACGTCGTCCTGGCAAGCGCCGTAGCGGAGCACGGGTGGCGGCGAACGACCTTTGCTTCGAGAGACTGGCTTTGGTTTCGGCGCGATCGCCTTTTCACGGTATCTAGCGGACGTCAGGCAGAGATTCCAGTTATCCTCGCTGTGCAGATTTCTTGAAACACCTCTCCGGGAATTAAAGCAACACGGCAGGAGCTTTGGTTCAGACGGGAAAACGATGGCGCGGGGTAAAGAGGATCTCGGTCGGTGATGGCCGAGCATCCCACATTCAAATCCCACGCTTCGTGAGACTTAATATGCTGTTGGTGTAAGGTAGAACTGAGCCGGTTTTGGAGCCAGCGTCTCCAGCTTAGTCAATGAATAACGGATTCACTTTGCGGGCGTCAATCGCAGGTGGCTCATTTTGTCCAGAGTTTGAGTCCGAGTGGTTCACTCCACTATTGACACGCTGTCCGGGCTGTGACAATTTTTTCATACGTTGATAAAATTATCATGCAGGCAAAACTATGATGGCAGGAATTGGTGGCACTTTGCGTGAGGACGAGG
This genomic interval from Agrobacterium tumefaciens contains the following:
- a CDS encoding carbohydrate ABC transporter permease — encoded protein: MSGKARTYPIRALLVHLALMAYTLIAIFPVFLTIINSFKDRNAIFRTPMQVPTSSTFSLVGYQTVLGQGDFALYFQNSFIVAIVSIFLVLLFGAMAAFALSEYRFRGNTLVGLYMAIGIMIPIRLGTVAILQGMAAAGLVNSLTALVLVYTAQGIPLAIFILSEFMHNVSDDLKNAGRIDGLSEYAIFFRLVLPLVRPALATVAVFTMIPIWNDLWFPLILAPSEATKTITLGSQIFIGQFVTSWNAVLAALSLAIMPILILYVIFSRQLIRGITAGAVK
- a CDS encoding ABC transporter ATP-binding protein, which codes for MGSLHLSSIRKAYGNLEVLKGIDLDVKDGEFVIFVGPSGCGKSTLLRSIAGLEDITSGSIKIDGKEVAGVPPAKRGIAMVFQSYALYPHLTVKDNMALGLRQAGTGKSEIEKRVADASAMLSLGSYLARRPSELSGGQRQRVAIGRAIVREPKLFLFDEPLSNLDAALRVQTRLEIAALHRRLKTTMIYVTHDQVEAMTLADKIVVLNAGHIEQVGSPMELYNRPANIFVAGFIGSPRMNFIKAGKAAGIVVSEKVATIGIRPEHIELSHDKGDWRGKVVHVEHLGADTVVYVDSETVGLLTVRLFADHRYEPDDVVFATPSHDRAHHFDADDRVLLKV